A stretch of the Rhinoderma darwinii isolate aRhiDar2 chromosome 3, aRhiDar2.hap1, whole genome shotgun sequence genome encodes the following:
- the INSYN1 gene encoding inhibitory synaptic factor 1, whose product MCSRGVGKTTEQGGRSCRAGEREKIRGRVRAVIGQLEGILRDLKEVAKELREVVEQIDRLTSDFEFELDADDWTPGTVSSTSSSEKGGPLCDLGPLDFLSSDSWEFCSFLEASTPSDSGDGSDRPTDFRLLNGGATPNGPDSSSEETPVPPQKPLPTRTPGSRDRVRFSDKVLYHALCCDDSEDPPYGQDTPREPPRPAVPCNVIRSSKGGLTGVRRGTRNCSTQTVCDKSTQTVLPYVPKKGKKEQG is encoded by the exons ATGTGCTCTCGGGGGGTGGGGAAGACCACGGAGCAAGGGGGACGCAGCTgcagagctggggagagggagAAAATTCGAGGGAGAGTCCGGGCAGTAATTGGTCAGCTAGAAGGAATTTTACGGGATCTCAAGGAAGTGGCCAAAGAGCTGAGAGAG GTGGTGGAGCAGATAGACAGACTTACTTCAGACTTTGAGTTTGAGCTGGACGCCGATGACTGGACCCCAGGAACTGTTAGTAGCACATCAAGCAGTGAAAAAGGAGGTCCTCTCTGTGACCTGGGACCCCTGGATTTCCTGAGTTCAGACAGCTGGGAATTCTGTTCTTTTCTAGAAGCCTCCACACCCTCTGACTCTGGAGATGGTTCAGACCGTCCTACTGACTTTAGGCTACTTAATGGTGGAGCTACACCCAATGGACCAGATTCCTCTAGTGAAGAAACTCCTGTCCCACCACAGAAGCCCCTACCAACAAGGACCCCTGGCTCCAGAGACCGAGTACGATTCAGTGACAAAGTACTGTACCATGCACTATGTTGTGATGACAGTGAAGATCCCCCATATGGCCAAGACACTCCTCGGGAACCTCCTAGGCCTGCTGTACCTTGTAATGTTATACGTAGCAGTAAAGGAGGATTAACTGGTGTCAGGAGGGGCACAAGGAACTGCAGCACCCAGACTGTGTGCGACAAGAGCACCCAGACTGTGCTACCATATGTGCCAAAAAAGGGAAAGAAGGAGCAGGGTTGA